One Solanum lycopersicum chromosome 4, SLM_r2.1 DNA window includes the following coding sequences:
- the LOC104647180 gene encoding uncharacterized protein yields MKTTFVLLLLLTMAVLVCSISYDNGGTSTNTLGMEDNELTVIIKNRKLQGNVNEARRIDDAGKINLEDYRPIDPAPSSKASVRPGPIQHGTPLMPYIPKQPSPPPPRSNPVGFP; encoded by the exons ATGAAGACTACTTTTGTTTTGCTCTTGTTGTTGACAATGGCAGTTTTGGTTTGCTCTATTTCTTATGACAATGGAGGCACCTCAACGAATACTcttg GAATGGAGGATAATGAATTGACAGTGATTATCAAAAACAGAAAGCTACAG GGCAATGTCAATGAAGCAAGAAGGATCGATGATGCAGGGAAGATAAATCTAGAAGATTACCGTCCGATAGATCCAGCTCCAAGCTCAAAAGCTTCAGTAAGACCAGGGCCTATACAACATGGGACTCCTCTAATGCCTTATATTCCTAAGCAGCCTTCACCTCCTCCTCCTCGCTCCAACCCCGTGGGGTTTCCATAG
- the LOC101261915 gene encoding protein SYM1-like: protein MGIDHLAKLAKRSIIQQSKHRLMFNNSISESNFVSHYQQCRVYSSRTTNSSATKISKSNFLLIPFSIQKSNPSSPSAKTRIGFLAWYLGALESRPIITKSISSAVIFAAADITSQMIAMTPSDSLDIIRTLRMAGFALMILGTAQHQWFNFMGRVLPKRDVVSTLKKLLLGNFAYGPVINSVFFSFNAALQGENGEEIVARLKRDLIPTMTNGLMYWPLCDFLTYKVVPVHLQPLVNSSFSYVWTIYLTYVANLKKVSD from the exons ATGGGGATCGATCATCTTGCTAAATTAGCAAAACGCAGCATAATTCAACAATCAAAGCATCGTTTAATGttcaataattcaatttctGAGTCCAATTTTGTTTCTCATTATCAACAATGCAGAGTTTACTCTTCTCGAACTACGAACAGTTCAGCaactaaaatatcaaaatccaatttccttttgattCCGTTTtctattcaaaaatcaaatccaTCTTCACCTTCTGCGAAAACGCGTATTGGATTCTTGGCGTGGTATTTGGGAGCTCTTGAATCTCGTCCGATTATCACGAAATCTATTTCTTCTGCTGTTATATTTGCTGCTGCTGATATTACTTCTCAG ATGATTGCGATGACACCTTCGGATTCTCTAGATATAATAAGGACTTTGCGAATGGCTGGGTTTGCATTGATGATCTTAGGAACAGCACAACATCAGTGGTTTAACTTTATGGGGAGAGTATTACCAAAGAGAGATGTTGTTTCTACCTTGAAGAAATTGTTGCTAGGGAATTTCGCTTATGGGCCTGTCATTAATtctgttttcttctctttcaaTGCAGCTCTACAAG GTGAGAATGGAGAAGAAATCGTTGCAAGATTGAAACGAGACCTGATCCCAACAATGACTAATGGACTTATGTACTGGCCATTGTGTGATTTCTTGACATATAAAGTAGTCCCTGTCCATTTGCAG CCATTGGTTAACAgttcattttcatatgtatgGACTATATATTTGACGTACGTTGCAAATTTGAAGAAAGTTTCTGATTAA